Proteins encoded together in one Electrophorus electricus isolate fEleEle1 chromosome 9, fEleEle1.pri, whole genome shotgun sequence window:
- the mab21l2 gene encoding protein mab-21-like 2 — translation MIATQAKLVYQLNKYYNERCQTRKAAIAKTIREVCKVVSDVLKEVEVQEPRFISSLSEIEARYEGMEVISPNEFEVVLYLNQMGVFNFVDDGSLPGCAVLKLSDGRKRSMSLWVEFITASGYLSARKIRSRFQTLVAQAVDKCSYRDVVKMVADTSEVKLRIRERYVVQITPAFKCTGIWPRSAAQWPMPHIPWPGPNRVAEVKAEGFNLLSKECYSLTGKQSSAESDAWVLQFAEAENRLLMSGCRKKCLSILKTLRDRHLELPGQPLNNYHMKTLLLYECEKHPRETDWDESCLGDRLNGILLQLISCLQCRRCPHYFLPNLDLFQGKPHSALEAAAKQTWRLAREILTNAKSLDKL, via the coding sequence ATGATAGCGACGCAGGCCAAGCTAGTTTACCAGCTGAACAAGTATTACAACGAAAGATGCCAGACGCGCAAAGCTGCCATCGCCAAGACGATCCGCGAAGTGTGCAAGGTGGTGTCCGATGTCCTGAAGGAGGTCGAGGTTCAAGAGCCTCGTTTCATCAGCTCTCTGAGCGAGATAGAAGCGCGATATGAAGGCATGGAAGTAATTTCTCCCAACGAATTCGAAGTGGTACTTTACCTCAACCAGATGGGAGTCTTCAACTTTGTGGACGACGGCTCCCTGCCTGGCTGCGCGGTGCTGAAACTCAGCGACGGCCGCAAACGAAGCATGTCGCTCTGGGTCGAGTTCATCACCGCCTCGGGATACCTCTCGGCCCGGAAAATCCGCTCCCGGTTCCAAACTCTCGTGGCCCAGGCCGTGGACAAATGCAGCTACCGCGACGTGGTTAAGATGGTGGCGGACACAAGTGAAGTGAAGCTGCGCATTCGGGAGAGGTACGTGGTGCAGATTACGCCCGCGTTCAAGTGTACGGGGATCTGGCCTAGAAGCGCAGCACAGTGGCCCATGCCGCACATACCCTGGCCCGGCCCGAACCGCGTGGCAGAGGTAAAGGCCGAGGGCTTTAACCTCCTTTCTAAAGAGTGTTACTCACTAACTGGAAAACAGAGCTCGGCAGAGAGCGACGCCTGGGTCTTGCAGTTCGCCGAAGCCGAAAACAGACTCCTGATGTCGGGCTGCCGAAAGAAATGTCTGTCCATTCTTAAGACTCTGCGTGACCGTCACCTCGAGCTGCCGGGACAGCCACTTAACAACTACCACATGAAAACCCTCTTACTGTACGAGTGTGAGAAACACCCGAGAGAGACCGACTGGGACGAATCCTGTCTCGGGGACCGACTGAACGGTATTTTGCTGCAGCTCATCTCGTGCCTGCAGTGTCGCCGATGCCCACATTACTTCTTACCAAATTTGGATCTGTTTCAAGGAAAGCCGCACTCGGCTCTGGAGGCTGCGGCCAAACAGACGTGGAGACTGGCTAGGGAAATCCTTACAAACGCGAAAAGTTTGGACAAATTGTAA